The following coding sequences lie in one Apium graveolens cultivar Ventura chromosome 1, ASM990537v1, whole genome shotgun sequence genomic window:
- the LOC141660780 gene encoding pentatricopeptide repeat-containing protein At1g11290, chloroplastic — MSSQTLSVPLITHTISDRTYIPSHIYTHPCAISLEHCTSLKHLHQIIPLIIKNGLYNETLFQTKLISLFNKFNSLEEASRVFEPIEDKIDAMYHTMLKGFASGSVLDGSVLSGAVSMFCRMNVDGVKYVVYNFTNLLKVCGDFRDVRKGREVHGLMIVNGFGGDLFAMTGVMNLYSKCGLVFEAYKMFERMPVRDLVCWNSMVGGFGKEGFVKEGLELVREMGREGLRGDQVTVVSVMPCVGGVGAVKIGREMHGFVLRSGMEGFVNVATSLVDMYCKCRCLGTARLVFDGIKGKNVVTWNSMIDGYAQSGEGAEEAWSLFQEMLNQGVKPTGVTIMAVLVSCAVLGDLERGKFVHQVVDQLGLGNDASILNSLIAMYCKCRRADIAAGLFMNMQSKTIVSWNAMILGYAQNGYVTEALDHFCKMKLQNLKPDSFTLVSVIPALAELSVIRQAKWIHGVVIRGCFDKNVFVMTALVDMYAKCGAVHTSRKLFDMMDYKHVTTWNVMIDGYGTHGYGKAAIDLFRQMLRGVVKPNSITFLCIISACSHSGFVEEGKQFFTMMKKDFAVEPSMDHYGAMVDLLGRSGRLKEAWDFIQNMPVEPGINVLGAMLGACKIHKNVDLGELAANKLFAMNPEEGGYHVLLANIYSNAAMWDKVAEVRNTMVNKGIQKTPGCSLVNLKNEVHTFYSGSVRHPQSKRIYSFLETLLDDIKAAGYVPDTSSIHDVEDDVHEQLLKTHSEKLAIAFGLLNSKPGTTIHIRKNLRVCSDCHNATKYISLVTRREIIVRDMHRFHHFKDGMCSCGDYW; from the coding sequence ATGAGTTCTCAAACACTATCAGTCCCACTTATTACACACACAATCTCCGACAGAACATACATCCCATCTCACATTTACACACACCCTTGTGCTATTTCACTTGAACATTGCACTTCACTTAAACATCTTCATCAAATCATCCCTTTAATTATTAAAAACGGTCTTTATAATGAAACCCTTTTTCAAACTAAGCTTATTAGTCTTTTTAACAAGTTTAATAGCTTAGAAGAAGCTTCTCGTGTTTTTGAGCCTATTGAGGATAAGATTGATGCAATGTATCATACTATGCTTAAAGGCTTTGCTTCTGGTTCGGTTTTAGACGGTTCGGTTTTAAGTGGTGCGGTTTCGATGTTTTGTAGGATGAATGTGGATGGGGTTAAGTATGTGGTGTATAATTTTACTAATTTGTTGAAAGTTTGTGGGGATTTTAGGGATGTTAGGAAAGGGAGAGAGGTTCATGGGTTGATGATTGTTAATGGGTTTGGTGGGGATTTGTTTGCTATGACTGGGGTTATGAATTTGTATTCGAAATGTGGGTTGGTTTTCGAGGCGTATAAGATGTTTGAGAGAATGCCTGTGAGGGATTTGGTGTGTTGGAATAGTATGGTTGGGGGGTTTGGGAAGGAGGGGTTTGTGAAGGAGGGGTTGGAGTTGGTTAGGGAGATGGGTAGGGAGGGGTTGAGGGGTGATCAGGTGACGGTTGTGTCGGTTATGCCTTGTGTTGGGGGGGTTGGGGCGGTGAAGATTGGGAGGGAGATGCATGGGTTTGTGTTGAGAAGTGGGATGGAGGGGTTTGTGAATGTTGCGACTTCGTTGGTTGATATGTATTGTAAGTGTAGGTGTTTGGGAACTGCGCGTTTGGTTTTTGATGGGATTAAGGGGAAAAATGTTGTGACGTGGAATTCGATGATTGATGGGTATGCGCAAAGTGGGGAGGGTGCTGAGGAAGCGTGGTCGCTTTTTCAAGAGATGTTGAATCAAGGGGTGAAGCCGACTGGTGTTACTATAATGGCGGTGTTAGTTTCTTGTGCTGTTTTGGGTGATCTCGAAAGAGGTAAATTTGTTCATCAGGTGGTTGATCAATTAGGACTAGGAAATGATGCGTCTATATTGAACTCTTTAATTGCCATGTATTGCAAGTGTAGAAGAGCTGATATTGCTGCCGGGTTGTTTATGAATATGCAAAGTAAAACCATTGTCTCGTGGAATGCCATGATATTAGGGTATGCACAAAATGGGTACGTGACTGAAGCTCTTGATCACTTTTGCAAAATGAAACTTCAGAACTTGAAACCTGATTCCTTTACGTTAGTGAGTGTTATTCCTGCTCTCGCGGAGTTATCAGTGATACGTCAGGCGAAATGGATTCATGGTGTAGTAATTAGGGGTTGTTTTGACAAGAATGTGTTTGTGATGACAGCTCTTGTAGACATGTACGCAAAATGTGGAGCAGTACATACTTCTAGAAAGTTATTTGACATGATGGATTACAAGCACGTCACAACATGGAATGTTATGATTGATGGATATGGAACTCATGGTTATGGAAAGGCTGCAATTGACTTGTTTCGTCAAATGTTACGAGGGGTTGTGAAACCAAATAGTATAACATTTCTATGTATTATCTCTGCCTGCAGCCACTCAGGATTTGTGGAAGAGGGGAAACAATTTTTTACTATGATGAAGAAAGATTTTGCGGTAGAGCCTTCAATGGATCATTATGGTGCTATGGTTGATCTTCTGGGGCGATCTGGCCGTCTTAAGGAGGCGTGGGATTTTATTCAAAATATGCCAGTTGAACCTGGTATTAATGTATTGGGTGCTATGCTGGGTGCATGTAAGATCCACAAAAATGTTGACTTAGGGGAGCTCGCAGCAAACAAGCTATTTGCAATGAACCCAGAAGAAGGCGGATATCATGTGTTGCTAGCGAATATTTACTCTAATGCTGCAATGTGGGACAAAGTGGCTGAAGTCAGAAATACAATGGTAAATAAAGGAATCCAGAAAACCCCGGGATGCAGTTTAGTGAATTTGAAAAATGAAGTTCACACCTTTTACTCCGGAAGTGTAAGGCATCCACAATCTAAAAGAATTTATTCGTTCCTTGAGACACTGCTGGATGATATTAAAGCTGCAGGGTATGTACCCGATACTAGTTCAATTCACGACGTGGAAGATGATGTTCACGAGCAATTGCTGAAGACCCATAGTGAGAAATTGGCTATTGCATTTGGTCTTTTAAACTCCAAACCTGGGACTACTATTCACATTCGAAAGAATCTTCGTGTTTGTTCCGATTGCCATAATGCAACAAAGTACATTTCACTTGTAACAAGAAGAGAAATTATCGTACGTGATATGCATCGGTTTCACCATTTTAAGGATGGGATGTGCTCTTGCGGAGATTATTGGTGA